A DNA window from Paenibacillus andongensis contains the following coding sequences:
- the glpK gene encoding glycerol kinase GlpK produces the protein MANTGTKPSYILSLDQGTTSSRAILFNQKGSIVHTAQKEFKQYFPKPGWVEHDANEIWLSIQGVIAAVLSESGVQPAEIAGIGITNQRETAVVWDRHTGMPVYHAIVWQSRQTADICEALKAQGLSDLFRKRTGLLIDAYFSGTKIKWILDHVDGAREKAERGDLLFGTMDTWLIWKLTDGKAHVTDYSNASRTLIYNIHELKWDEELLGHLDIPASMLPEVRSSSEVYGYTQESLLFGSAIPIAGAAGDQQAALFGQACFEKGMAKNTYGTGCFMLMNTGNHAIPSRSGLLTTISWGLNGKVEYALEGSIFVAGSAIQWLRDGLRMIKSAKDSEDYAKRVASTDGVYVVPAFVGLGTPYWDSDVRGAVFGLTRGTSKEHFIRATLESLAYQTKDVLQAMEDDSGIQLTKLRVDGGAVKNDFLMQFQSDMLGVTVERPMISETTALGAAFLAGLAVGFWKDQAEIAAQWQVDASFEREMEAELQVSLYDGWKKAVNAAMAFK, from the coding sequence ATGGCAAATACGGGGACAAAACCTTCTTATATCCTTTCCCTGGATCAGGGAACAACAAGCTCTAGAGCTATTTTATTTAATCAAAAAGGGAGTATTGTGCATACAGCCCAGAAGGAATTTAAGCAGTATTTTCCGAAGCCGGGCTGGGTGGAGCATGATGCGAACGAAATTTGGCTGTCGATTCAGGGCGTCATTGCGGCGGTACTATCAGAGTCTGGGGTGCAGCCAGCAGAGATCGCGGGAATTGGCATCACCAATCAACGTGAAACAGCGGTTGTTTGGGATCGGCACACGGGGATGCCTGTCTATCATGCGATTGTGTGGCAGTCGCGGCAGACAGCTGATATTTGTGAAGCGCTAAAAGCGCAGGGGCTTAGCGACCTGTTCCGGAAGCGTACGGGGCTGCTGATTGATGCTTATTTTTCGGGGACTAAAATCAAATGGATTCTTGATCACGTTGACGGTGCCAGAGAGAAAGCGGAACGTGGGGATTTGCTTTTTGGCACGATGGATACGTGGCTGATCTGGAAGCTGACAGATGGGAAAGCGCATGTGACGGACTATTCGAACGCTTCGCGAACGCTCATTTATAACATTCACGAGCTGAAGTGGGATGAAGAGCTGTTGGGGCATTTGGACATTCCAGCTTCCATGCTGCCGGAGGTTCGCTCCTCTTCTGAGGTGTATGGCTACACGCAGGAAAGCCTCTTATTCGGTTCGGCGATTCCCATTGCGGGTGCGGCAGGGGATCAGCAGGCGGCTCTGTTCGGGCAAGCATGTTTTGAAAAAGGGATGGCCAAAAACACGTATGGCACAGGCTGTTTTATGCTGATGAATACGGGCAATCACGCGATTCCATCGCGCAGCGGACTTTTAACTACCATTTCTTGGGGATTGAACGGGAAAGTGGAGTACGCGCTGGAAGGCAGTATTTTCGTGGCGGGATCGGCGATTCAGTGGTTGCGGGACGGTCTGCGGATGATAAAATCCGCGAAGGATAGTGAAGATTACGCGAAGCGAGTCGCTTCGACGGATGGCGTGTATGTGGTACCGGCGTTTGTCGGACTAGGTACGCCATATTGGGACAGCGATGTTCGAGGTGCGGTATTCGGGCTCACGCGGGGGACGTCGAAGGAGCATTTCATTCGGGCAACGCTCGAATCGCTCGCTTATCAGACCAAGGATGTGCTGCAAGCGATGGAGGACGATTCCGGCATTCAGCTCACGAAGTTGCGAGTGGATGGTGGTGCTGTGAAGAACGACTTCCTGATGCAGTTCCAAAGCGACATGCTGGGTGTCACGGTGGAACGTCCGATGATTAGTGAGACGACAGCGCTTGGCGCGGCTTTTCTGGCGGGTCTGGCTGTTGGTTTTTGGAAAGATCAAGCGGAGATTGCGGCGCAGTGGCAGGTGGATGCGTCTTTTGAACGGGAAATGGAAGCTGAGCTTCAAGTGAGTTTGTATGACGGTTGGAAAAAAGCAGTAAATGCCGCAATGGCTTTTAAATAA
- a CDS encoding glycerol-3-phosphate responsive antiterminator, which produces MSLQTQRILPAIRKMRDLEKLFKSNYTYIVLLDCHIGQLKSIVDLAKANGKKLLLHADLIEGLKNDDYAAEFLCQSIRPAGIISTRGNVITKTKQNGLIAIQRLFLLDSSALDKSYTLLERTKPDFIEVLPGIIPHIITEVKERSGIPIFAGGLIRTVEDVDLALGAGATAVTTSNTELWQHYHQ; this is translated from the coding sequence ATGTCTTTGCAAACGCAGCGGATTTTACCCGCCATTCGCAAAATGAGAGACCTAGAGAAGCTATTTAAATCCAACTATACGTATATTGTTCTGTTGGATTGTCATATTGGGCAGCTAAAAAGTATCGTAGATCTGGCCAAAGCAAACGGAAAGAAGCTGCTGCTGCACGCTGACTTAATAGAAGGGCTCAAAAACGACGATTATGCGGCGGAATTTCTGTGTCAGAGTATTCGTCCTGCAGGTATCATTTCGACCCGGGGGAATGTGATTACGAAGACGAAACAGAATGGATTGATTGCCATTCAGCGGCTTTTTCTCTTAGACAGTAGTGCCTTGGATAAAAGCTATACGCTTTTGGAGAGGACCAAACCCGATTTCATTGAAGTCCTTCCCGGAATTATTCCGCACATTATCACGGAAGTGAAGGAGCGTTCGGGCATTCCTATTTTCGCAGGAGGACTCATTCGTACAGTGGAGGATGTGGATCTTGCGCTAGGAGCTGGAGCAACAGCAGTCACTACGTCGAATACGGAGCTGTGGCAGCATTATCATCAATGA
- a CDS encoding GTP-binding protein → MRDDNQVISRRNVGIFAHVDAGKTTTTEHILYYSGRIRALGSVDNGTAQTDSMDVERERGISVRSATTSFSWKDTLINLVDTPGHVDFLSEVERSLRVMDGAILIVSSVEGVQSQTEMIWHTLQSLKIPTLLYMNKMDRVGADPERVLRDIHKQLTEMAVPIYAPLGGEDTFRGAANVLMDDAADAVAADGVRGFDFASAVEKLSELDERMLTSYIEGAPVEAREVKATLQRYARQGEVFPLLVGASSKGLGIKELMEAILDYLPGPSGSAEQPLSAVVFKVERDKTMGRMAYVRLYEGTIRNRDTVVNVTQGVEEKVTQIRKIDGRKAEDIGFVTAGDIAAVCGLTQVRIGDVLGRADSVPPAPQMAVPLLTVQVHAESEAQYPALVAALQELTDEDPLLDLQWLQEERELHVKVMGAIQLEILTSLLSSRFGLQVRFDQPSVIYKETPSQAGEGYIAYTMPKPCWAILRFRIEPGAPGSGLVYESLVRGEHLLVQYQNEVARRVPEALQQGLLGWEVTDLKVTLVEGEHHVWHTHPLDFAVATPMGIMQGLAQTGTTLLEPMLQVRITVPEEFGGKVLSDLVQMRAAFDPPEIAGGRFVVKGRLPVATSLEYPVKLSAMSGGRGVITSSFAGYQPSPPDVHAERKRRGVNPLDQSKYILAVRKALST, encoded by the coding sequence ATGAGGGATGACAATCAAGTAATATCCAGGAGGAATGTGGGCATTTTTGCACACGTGGATGCGGGTAAAACGACAACGACAGAGCATATTCTTTATTATAGCGGGCGAATTCGCGCGTTGGGTAGTGTAGATAACGGGACGGCACAGACGGATTCTATGGATGTGGAAAGAGAGCGGGGGATTTCGGTTCGCAGCGCGACGACTTCTTTTTCATGGAAGGATACGTTGATTAACCTTGTGGATACGCCAGGGCACGTCGATTTCTTGTCAGAAGTGGAGCGATCACTGCGGGTAATGGACGGGGCTATTCTTATTGTTTCATCGGTGGAAGGTGTGCAGTCGCAGACGGAAATGATCTGGCACACGCTGCAATCTCTAAAGATACCAACCTTGCTGTATATGAATAAAATGGACCGCGTCGGCGCAGATCCCGAGCGCGTGCTGCGCGACATTCACAAGCAGCTCACGGAGATGGCGGTGCCGATCTATGCACCGCTTGGTGGGGAGGACACGTTCCGCGGCGCGGCGAACGTGCTCATGGATGACGCGGCGGATGCGGTCGCCGCTGATGGGGTGCGCGGATTCGACTTCGCATCCGCGGTGGAGAAGTTATCGGAGCTCGACGAGCGGATGCTCACGAGCTACATTGAAGGCGCGCCGGTGGAGGCGCGCGAGGTGAAGGCAACCCTGCAGCGGTATGCGCGGCAGGGGGAGGTTTTTCCTTTGCTGGTGGGCGCCTCCAGCAAGGGGCTCGGTATCAAGGAGCTGATGGAAGCGATCCTTGATTATTTGCCTGGGCCGAGCGGCTCTGCGGAGCAGCCGCTTTCGGCCGTGGTGTTCAAGGTCGAGCGGGACAAGACCATGGGGAGAATGGCGTATGTCCGCCTCTACGAGGGGACGATCCGCAATCGGGACACCGTCGTCAATGTCACGCAGGGCGTGGAGGAGAAGGTGACCCAAATTCGCAAAATCGACGGCCGTAAGGCCGAAGATATCGGGTTTGTCACGGCCGGCGACATAGCGGCCGTCTGCGGCTTGACGCAGGTGCGGATCGGCGATGTGCTGGGCCGGGCGGATAGCGTGCCGCCTGCGCCGCAGATGGCGGTTCCGCTCTTGACGGTGCAGGTGCACGCCGAGAGCGAAGCGCAGTATCCGGCGCTCGTCGCTGCGCTGCAGGAGCTGACGGACGAGGATCCGCTGCTCGATCTGCAGTGGCTGCAGGAGGAGCGCGAGCTGCATGTGAAAGTCATGGGCGCGATTCAGCTCGAGATTCTCACGAGTCTCTTAAGCTCGCGCTTTGGGCTCCAAGTAAGGTTCGACCAACCTTCCGTCATCTACAAAGAAACGCCTTCGCAAGCTGGAGAAGGCTACATCGCCTATACGATGCCCAAGCCGTGCTGGGCGATCTTACGCTTTCGCATCGAGCCTGGTGCGCCGGGCAGCGGGCTCGTGTATGAGTCGCTAGTACGCGGCGAGCATCTGCTCGTGCAGTACCAGAACGAGGTGGCGCGCCGCGTGCCGGAGGCGCTCCAACAAGGGCTGCTCGGTTGGGAAGTCACCGACCTGAAGGTGACGCTCGTAGAAGGCGAGCATCACGTGTGGCACACTCACCCGCTCGACTTCGCTGTCGCAACGCCGATGGGTATCATGCAAGGCCTTGCGCAAACGGGTACGACGCTGCTCGAACCGATGCTGCAGGTTCGTATCACCGTGCCTGAAGAGTTCGGCGGCAAGGTGCTCAGTGACCTTGTGCAGATGAGAGCGGCTTTTGATCCGCCGGAAATTGCTGGAGGCCGATTCGTAGTAAAAGGTCGTCTTCCCGTCGCTACTTCACTGGAATATCCAGTGAAGCTGAGTGCAATGTCAGGCGGACGAGGTGTGATAACTTCCTCTTTCGCAGGCTATCAGCCAAGTCCGCCGGATGTTCATGCGGAGCGTAAGCGGCGTGGCGTCAATCCGCTGGATCAGTCGAAGTATATTTTAGCTGTGCGTAAGGCATTGTCGACCTAA
- a CDS encoding DNA-3-methyladenine glycosylase family protein — translation METTEFEESSQSIQPEVSTILLNTQHPAIMTLSQADSKLACLIERIGDLTLTPSHKPFESLVMSIISQQLSAKAAATIKARVKLVIPNVTPELVLAVEEEAIRQCGVSYPKIRYIRDLSTKVIAGEVALDHLQDLDNTELLKQLTSVKGIGAWTAEMFLIFTLGRPDVMSIGDAGLQRAAKWLHTLADRKDGNYLGEVAPSWAPYRSFASLYLWRAIDMGFVDSGLQVEACTKPILE, via the coding sequence ATGGAAACTACGGAATTCGAGGAGTCAAGCCAGTCAATACAACCTGAGGTATCTACAATTCTGTTGAATACACAGCACCCAGCAATAATGACCCTGTCCCAAGCAGACAGCAAGCTAGCTTGTCTCATTGAACGAATCGGCGATCTTACACTCACACCCAGCCACAAACCCTTTGAGTCGCTCGTGATGTCGATTATTTCCCAACAACTCTCTGCCAAAGCGGCTGCAACGATTAAAGCCAGAGTGAAGCTCGTTATACCGAACGTCACGCCTGAACTTGTGCTCGCTGTGGAAGAGGAGGCTATTAGACAATGTGGGGTCTCCTATCCCAAAATCCGTTACATCCGGGACCTCAGCACAAAGGTGATAGCCGGCGAGGTGGCACTCGACCATCTACAAGATTTAGATAACACAGAGCTGCTCAAACAGCTCACAAGTGTCAAAGGTATCGGTGCCTGGACGGCTGAAATGTTCCTCATTTTCACACTAGGCAGACCCGATGTCATGTCGATTGGCGATGCCGGCCTCCAGCGTGCGGCCAAATGGCTGCATACCCTTGCCGATCGCAAGGATGGTAACTACTTAGGCGAAGTTGCTCCGAGCTGGGCGCCTTATCGCAGCTTTGCCTCGTTATATTTATGGCGCGCGATTGATATGGGGTTTGTGGATTCAGGCCTGCAGGTGGAAGCTTGCACGAAACCCATTTTGGAATAA
- a CDS encoding TetR/AcrR family transcriptional regulator encodes MAYRQGLDAETVLQAAIEMADLQGVEQLTLAALAAKLNVKTPSLYNHIKGLPDLRKQLSRRGLVLIKEAMVEAAIGKSEDDALLAAGFAYVMFARKQPGLYEAISSLPDYEDPELQEAGSQVVLFILRILAPYGLSEEDALHVVRGFRSMVHGFASLEHRNGFRMELERDESLRRLLQTYLRGLRIAVK; translated from the coding sequence GTGGCATACAGACAGGGCTTAGACGCAGAGACTGTACTCCAAGCAGCAATTGAAATGGCCGATTTACAAGGTGTTGAACAGCTCACACTAGCCGCATTAGCTGCTAAATTAAACGTAAAAACACCATCACTATACAATCATATCAAAGGCTTGCCCGATCTCAGAAAGCAGCTTTCCCGGCGCGGCCTCGTACTCATTAAAGAAGCAATGGTCGAGGCGGCTATTGGCAAATCCGAAGATGACGCACTGCTGGCAGCAGGCTTCGCTTACGTCATGTTCGCTAGGAAACAACCGGGATTATACGAGGCGATCTCTTCATTGCCTGACTACGAGGATCCAGAATTACAAGAGGCAGGGAGCCAAGTTGTACTCTTCATACTGCGCATTTTAGCGCCTTATGGACTCAGTGAAGAAGATGCGCTGCACGTGGTACGCGGATTTCGGAGCATGGTGCATGGCTTTGCCTCACTTGAGCATAGAAACGGCTTCCGAATGGAGCTGGAAAGAGACGAGAGCCTGCGGCGTTTGCTTCAAACGTATTTAAGAGGATTACGAATAGCGGTGAAATGA
- a CDS encoding MBL fold metallo-hydrolase has protein sequence MKMTRIGSLYQLAFMPRFFPVNCYLVEEEKELTLIDAALPFSVKGILRAAEQIGKPITRIVLTHAHGDHIGALDGLKKALPNVKVYISRRDAKLLAGSKELEAGEPNSPIKGDVPKSVQTKPDVLLEDGDRVGSLQAVSAPGHTPGMMAFLDVRSRALVAGDAFQVRGGAAVSGVVKFWFPFPAMATWNKEVSLESARKLRQLEPSLLAVGHGRMIEQPIPTMDRILEEAAKKFYPDAATI, from the coding sequence ATGAAAATGACACGTATCGGTTCTTTGTATCAACTGGCTTTTATGCCGAGATTTTTTCCGGTGAATTGTTATTTGGTGGAGGAAGAGAAGGAGTTAACGCTTATTGATGCGGCGCTGCCGTTCAGTGTCAAAGGCATTCTTCGAGCCGCAGAACAGATTGGAAAGCCGATCACTCGCATCGTCCTCACGCATGCACATGGAGATCATATTGGGGCACTGGACGGTTTGAAAAAGGCGCTGCCGAATGTTAAAGTCTATATCTCAAGAAGAGATGCCAAGCTGCTGGCTGGCAGCAAAGAATTAGAAGCCGGCGAACCGAATTCGCCGATTAAGGGAGATGTTCCTAAGTCGGTACAGACGAAGCCGGATGTACTGCTGGAGGATGGCGACCGCGTAGGCTCGCTGCAAGCTGTATCAGCTCCTGGGCATACGCCAGGAATGATGGCTTTCCTAGATGTCCGCAGCCGGGCGTTGGTTGCTGGGGATGCTTTTCAAGTTCGCGGCGGTGCAGCGGTCTCGGGTGTTGTGAAATTCTGGTTTCCGTTCCCGGCGATGGCGACATGGAATAAAGAAGTATCGCTCGAGAGCGCACGCAAGCTGAGACAGCTAGAGCCGAGCCTCCTGGCCGTCGGACACGGACGGATGATCGAGCAGCCGATTCCAACTATGGATCGCATTTTAGAAGAAGCAGCCAAAAAGTTTTATCCAGATGCAGCAACAATTTAG
- a CDS encoding M42 family metallopeptidase, producing the protein MNTETLELFRTLTEMQAAPGFEREIRKFVRGELEKYTDEFVQDGLGSLFGILRGDETGPKIMVAGHFDEVGFIVSGITEHGTIKFQPLGGWFSQVLPAQRVQIMTANGPIIGVIGSVPVHLLDEAARSKPADIKTMYVDIGAEDKADAQRIGVRLGQQIVPICPFTPLANPKRIMAKAWDNRYGVGLAIELLKELHGGPKLPNILYAGATVQEEVGVRGGRTAANLIQPDLFYALDASAAGDMTGDRNAFGQLGRGALLRIFDPTMITHRGMVEFILDTAETHKIPYQYFISAGGTDAGQVHVQGSGIPSAVIGVCARYIHTSASILHVDDYAAAKELLIKLVQASDRTTLNTIHAQA; encoded by the coding sequence ATGAATACAGAAACGTTAGAGCTTTTTCGGACGCTGACTGAAATGCAAGCAGCACCCGGTTTTGAACGAGAAATCCGCAAGTTTGTTCGCGGTGAATTGGAGAAATATACAGACGAGTTCGTTCAGGATGGACTCGGCAGCTTGTTCGGTATCCTGCGCGGCGACGAAACAGGCCCTAAGATCATGGTAGCCGGCCATTTCGACGAGGTCGGCTTTATCGTAAGCGGCATCACGGAGCATGGCACGATCAAGTTCCAGCCGCTCGGCGGCTGGTTCAGTCAAGTACTGCCCGCGCAGCGCGTGCAGATCATGACGGCGAATGGGCCGATCATCGGTGTGATCGGCTCGGTGCCCGTGCACTTGCTGGATGAAGCGGCCCGCAGCAAGCCTGCAGACATCAAGACGATGTATGTGGACATCGGCGCTGAAGATAAAGCCGATGCGCAGCGCATCGGCGTTCGTCTCGGGCAGCAGATTGTTCCCATCTGCCCGTTCACACCCCTGGCCAATCCGAAGCGGATTATGGCCAAGGCTTGGGACAATCGCTACGGCGTCGGCCTGGCGATTGAGCTGTTGAAGGAGCTTCACGGCGGGCCGAAGCTCCCGAATATCCTGTACGCCGGTGCAACCGTACAGGAAGAGGTTGGCGTGCGCGGCGGACGCACGGCTGCGAATCTCATCCAGCCGGACTTGTTCTACGCGCTGGATGCCAGCGCCGCCGGGGATATGACCGGCGACCGCAACGCCTTTGGGCAGCTAGGGCGCGGTGCGCTGCTGCGTATCTTTGATCCCACGATGATTACCCACCGTGGGATGGTCGAGTTCATTCTTGATACGGCGGAGACGCATAAGATTCCGTATCAGTACTTCATCTCGGCGGGCGGGACCGACGCCGGACAGGTGCACGTGCAAGGCAGCGGCATTCCCTCTGCCGTCATCGGCGTCTGCGCGCGCTACATTCATACATCCGCGTCCATTCTTCACGTGGATGATTACGCCGCCGCGAAGGAACTGTTGATCAAGCTCGTGCAAGCGAGCGACCGCACAACATTGAATACGATCCACGCTCAAGCGTAG
- a CDS encoding GNAT family N-acetyltransferase: MTYTIREATSQDTKQISSFVSERTGKAISPLHIENRLHFMRENPDESLYVYEEKNQILGTLGFRIRHGADMILKFSEISVISVDETKTRQAAADKLKSYAEQLTTKHACSGMWWITGSEKNDASRAANEPLGFHETGYRFVKRFL, encoded by the coding sequence ATGACGTATACCATTCGTGAGGCAACATCCCAAGATACCAAACAAATAAGCAGCTTTGTTTCAGAGCGTACCGGCAAGGCCATTTCACCTTTGCACATTGAAAATAGGCTGCATTTTATGCGTGAGAACCCGGATGAATCCCTCTATGTGTATGAGGAGAAGAATCAAATTCTCGGTACATTAGGCTTTCGCATTCGTCATGGTGCCGATATGATTTTGAAATTCAGTGAAATCTCCGTTATTTCTGTTGATGAAACGAAGACCCGCCAAGCAGCCGCAGATAAATTAAAAAGCTATGCCGAGCAGTTAACAACTAAGCACGCCTGCTCCGGTATGTGGTGGATCACAGGATCAGAGAAGAACGACGCGTCACGGGCTGCCAATGAGCCATTAGGCTTTCATGAAACGGGTTACCGATTCGTTAAACGATTTCTCTAG
- a CDS encoding DUF2500 domain-containing protein — protein MSSGFNMGPFPGGSGGNLFLIIFTSVFVLVIGTFIILIIKSLMTWSSNNASPIQSRNCKVVAKRMHVSGGSGDSSTSTSYYATFEFEDRSRLELWVGREQFGYIVEGDQGTLTYQGTRFKEFLRPLL, from the coding sequence ATGTCATCTGGGTTTAACATGGGGCCTTTCCCTGGTGGAAGCGGCGGAAATCTTTTTCTAATTATCTTTACGAGTGTATTCGTTCTCGTCATTGGCACTTTTATCATTTTGATTATCAAATCACTTATGACATGGTCATCCAATAATGCCTCCCCCATCCAAAGTCGGAACTGTAAGGTCGTAGCCAAAAGAATGCATGTCAGCGGTGGTTCTGGAGATTCAAGTACAAGTACGAGTTATTATGCAACCTTTGAATTCGAAGACAGAAGTAGGCTTGAGTTATGGGTGGGACGGGAGCAGTTTGGTTATATCGTAGAGGGTGACCAGGGAACATTAACGTATCAGGGCACAAGGTTCAAGGAATTCTTACGTCCTCTATTATAA
- a CDS encoding MmcQ/YjbR family DNA-binding protein: protein MTHQLVSEKGLELVAKVRAFCMELLEVEEKVDGFGHITFRVKDKPFVMMGEKDGQPSTAIKTNLTTQEFLLQQEDTPYHKTAYIGQHGWVSILDIDKVPWSEIEDLMMEGYARTAPKKLLSQLQQLGNR, encoded by the coding sequence ATGACACATCAGTTAGTGAGCGAAAAGGGCTTAGAATTGGTCGCCAAAGTTAGAGCTTTCTGCATGGAACTGCTGGAAGTAGAAGAAAAAGTGGATGGCTTCGGTCACATCACCTTCCGTGTGAAAGATAAACCCTTCGTGATGATGGGCGAGAAGGATGGTCAGCCGTCTACCGCTATCAAAACAAACCTGACAACACAAGAGTTCCTCCTTCAGCAAGAGGATACACCCTATCACAAAACGGCCTACATTGGACAGCATGGCTGGGTATCGATTCTAGATATAGATAAAGTACCTTGGAGTGAAATCGAAGACCTGATGATGGAAGGCTATGCCCGAACGGCTCCCAAAAAGCTCCTCAGCCAGCTGCAACAACTCGGAAATAGATGA
- a CDS encoding sensor histidine kinase has translation MRIKKRKRLVKSKMTKAQRVQGFLTAVSIFLLIILYWLGAFYGTEWLYTTINKRPSEVVVQLINSLGGMFLWGITMSFLGRFFRSKQMLFFKTMVQAIQSMSRGNFNVSVDNNPHGGPFVELVDSINNMAVELGQLEKMRQEFISNVSHEIQSPLTSISGFSRALQNDQITPAERKHYLEIIEAESTRLSKLSDNLLKLSSLESQHHPFEPKSYRLDKQIRNHILACEPQWLDKDIEMDVELEEITLVADEDLLSQVWTNLIHNAIKFTPNCGTIGVHLTSSGEEVIIRISNNGAGISEEEQAHIFERFYKADKSRNRTSGGNGLGLSIVKKITEMHQGTISVVSAPEEKTTFTVRLPLPK, from the coding sequence ATGAGAATCAAGAAGCGAAAAAGGTTAGTGAAAAGCAAAATGACAAAAGCTCAGCGGGTACAAGGCTTTTTGACTGCTGTAAGCATTTTTTTGCTTATTATTCTTTATTGGTTGGGAGCCTTTTACGGAACAGAATGGCTGTATACGACGATTAACAAGCGCCCTTCAGAGGTCGTTGTCCAATTGATCAACTCGCTCGGCGGCATGTTTCTTTGGGGAATAACCATGTCCTTTCTAGGCAGGTTTTTCCGCAGTAAGCAAATGCTCTTCTTTAAAACGATGGTTCAGGCGATTCAAAGTATGTCTAGAGGGAATTTCAACGTGTCCGTCGATAATAATCCGCATGGTGGTCCTTTCGTGGAGCTGGTGGATTCGATCAACAACATGGCCGTTGAATTAGGGCAATTAGAGAAAATGAGGCAGGAATTCATCTCCAACGTATCCCACGAAATACAGTCGCCACTGACCTCGATTAGCGGCTTCTCGCGCGCTCTACAGAATGACCAGATTACACCTGCGGAGCGTAAACATTATCTAGAAATCATTGAAGCTGAGAGTACACGGCTATCCAAGCTTAGCGATAACTTATTGAAGCTTTCTTCGTTAGAATCGCAGCACCACCCATTTGAGCCCAAAAGTTACCGGCTGGATAAGCAAATTCGCAATCATATTCTGGCCTGCGAACCGCAGTGGCTGGATAAAGACATAGAGATGGATGTTGAACTAGAAGAGATTACACTAGTTGCTGACGAGGACCTGCTGAGCCAGGTATGGACCAATCTGATTCATAACGCAATCAAATTCACGCCTAATTGCGGAACGATCGGCGTTCATCTCACAAGCAGCGGGGAAGAAGTCATTATCCGAATTTCGAATAATGGGGCGGGCATTTCGGAGGAGGAACAAGCGCATATTTTTGAACGTTTTTATAAAGCGGATAAATCCAGAAATCGAACGTCTGGCGGTAATGGACTTGGCCTGTCTATCGTGAAGAAAATTACCGAAATGCATCAGGGAACTATTTCCGTCGTCAGTGCGCCGGAAGAGAAGACCACATTTACGGTTCGACTGCCTCTGCCAAAGTAG
- a CDS encoding response regulator transcription factor produces MAPIMIVDDDPYIRELVRVFMLKEGFDVIEASDGADALKQLEIVQVDMVIMDIMMPNMDGWELCKELREHYDIPLLMLTAKGETSQKVKGFELGTDDYLVKPFEPVELAMRVKALLKRYKIASSQTVQVGDLSMNRKTYEVTVGSESVTLPLKEFELLYKLASYPGKTFSRDQLIEQIWGFDYEGNERTVDVHINRLRERFPEERHAFRIATIRGLGYRMEVLRT; encoded by the coding sequence ATGGCACCCATTATGATCGTAGATGATGATCCTTATATACGTGAGCTGGTCCGCGTCTTCATGCTGAAAGAAGGCTTCGATGTCATCGAAGCCTCGGACGGCGCTGATGCGCTCAAACAACTCGAAATCGTCCAAGTCGACATGGTGATCATGGATATCATGATGCCGAATATGGACGGGTGGGAGCTGTGCAAAGAGCTGAGGGAGCATTACGATATCCCTCTGCTCATGCTCACCGCCAAAGGCGAAACCTCTCAGAAAGTCAAAGGCTTCGAGCTGGGTACCGACGATTACCTCGTCAAGCCATTCGAGCCTGTGGAGCTGGCGATGCGAGTGAAGGCGCTGCTGAAGCGTTACAAAATTGCTTCGTCCCAAACGGTTCAGGTTGGCGACTTGAGCATGAACCGCAAAACCTACGAAGTAACCGTAGGCTCTGAGAGCGTCACCTTACCGCTCAAAGAATTCGAGCTACTCTATAAGTTGGCGAGCTACCCAGGCAAAACCTTCTCACGTGACCAGTTGATTGAACAGATTTGGGGTTTCGATTACGAAGGTAACGAACGCACCGTAGATGTGCACATTAATCGGCTCCGTGAGCGGTTTCCCGAGGAGAGGCATGCTTTTCGGATCGCAACAATCCGCGGGTTAGGTTATCGGATGGAGGTGCTGCGAACATGA